A single Pseudodesulfovibrio aespoeensis Aspo-2 DNA region contains:
- the ychF gene encoding redox-regulated ATPase YchF encodes MSLSIGIVGLPNVGKSTLFNALTKAQNAECANYAFCTIEPNKAVVPVPDPRLQVLADLVRPQRVQHSTVDFVDIAGLVAGASKGEGLGNKFLANIRETQAILHVVRCFDDDDVIHVSNSVDPLRDIEIIETELLLADVQALDTRIERMGKQLKGDKGLGPKIEVAKRLLAHMNQGGPASSFAEESKVLAELLAEMRLITSKKVIYCANVDEEGVAEDNDHVRLVRGLAMERGAEFVNISAKMEEDLVGLEEDEYQEFMESYGISESGLDQIIRTGFRSLGLISYFTAGVKEVRAWTINDGDKAPRAAAAIHTDFERGFIRAEVIGYDQFVAHGSEARCRAAGALRVEGKEYVVRDGDVVHFLFNV; translated from the coding sequence ATGTCACTGAGCATCGGTATCGTCGGGCTGCCCAATGTCGGCAAGTCCACCCTTTTCAACGCCCTGACCAAGGCCCAGAACGCCGAGTGCGCCAACTATGCCTTTTGCACCATAGAGCCCAACAAGGCCGTGGTCCCGGTGCCGGACCCCCGGCTCCAGGTCCTGGCTGATCTGGTCCGCCCGCAGCGGGTGCAGCACTCCACGGTGGATTTTGTGGACATCGCCGGGCTGGTGGCCGGCGCCAGCAAGGGCGAGGGCCTTGGCAACAAATTTCTGGCCAACATCCGCGAGACCCAGGCCATCCTGCACGTTGTCCGCTGTTTTGACGACGACGACGTCATCCATGTGTCCAACTCCGTGGACCCCCTGCGCGACATCGAGATCATCGAGACCGAGCTGCTGCTGGCCGATGTCCAGGCGCTCGACACCCGCATCGAGCGGATGGGGAAGCAGCTCAAGGGCGACAAGGGGCTGGGGCCGAAGATCGAGGTGGCCAAGCGGCTGCTGGCCCACATGAACCAGGGCGGCCCGGCCTCATCCTTTGCCGAGGAGTCCAAGGTGCTGGCCGAGCTGCTGGCCGAGATGCGGCTGATCACCTCAAAGAAGGTCATCTACTGCGCCAATGTGGACGAGGAGGGCGTGGCTGAGGACAACGACCATGTCCGGCTGGTGCGCGGCCTTGCCATGGAGCGCGGGGCCGAGTTCGTCAATATTTCCGCCAAGATGGAAGAGGATTTGGTCGGGCTTGAAGAGGACGAGTACCAGGAGTTCATGGAGTCCTACGGCATCTCCGAGTCCGGGCTTGACCAGATCATCCGTACCGGGTTCCGCTCCCTGGGCCTGATCAGCTATTTCACCGCCGGGGTCAAGGAGGTCCGTGCCTGGACCATCAATGACGGGGACAAGGCCCCCAGGGCGGCGGCAGCCATCCACACCGATTTCGAGCGCGGCTTCATCCGGGCCGAGGTCATCGGCTATGACCAGTTCGTGGCGCACGGCTCCGAGGCCAGGTGCCGCGCTGCCGGGGCGCTGCGCGTGGAGGGCAAGGAGTACGTGGTCAGGGACGGCGACGTGGTCCATTTTCTCTTCAATGTTTGA
- a CDS encoding TetR/AcrR family transcriptional regulator produces MTRKEKILRAAQEAFGQLGFSATTVKDVAGRAEVSFGLVSHYFGNKQQLFLAAGFDMADRLYTRLEEAVAGDRTGLESVVSYMTAYFDFTNRHRHRFPILLRCSPFSHMEPEVDATKVAAKFRHFIDVLARCVSRGMADGSIRPLPVEDTALIIYGNIIGSVRTSLLTAYRSEDLFGETIRHVERSLKTAHAEAAVTTMPGTARDLIASQPDSTRHS; encoded by the coding sequence ATGACCAGGAAGGAAAAGATACTTCGCGCAGCCCAGGAGGCCTTTGGCCAGCTGGGATTCTCAGCCACCACGGTCAAGGACGTGGCTGGTCGCGCCGAGGTTTCCTTTGGCCTGGTCTCCCACTATTTCGGCAACAAGCAGCAGTTGTTCCTGGCCGCGGGATTCGACATGGCCGACCGCCTCTACACCCGGCTCGAAGAGGCCGTGGCAGGCGACAGGACCGGCCTTGAAAGCGTGGTCAGCTACATGACCGCCTACTTCGACTTCACCAATCGCCACCGCCACAGGTTCCCCATCCTGCTGCGCTGCTCCCCTTTCAGCCACATGGAGCCCGAAGTCGATGCCACCAAGGTGGCCGCCAAGTTCCGCCACTTCATCGACGTGCTTGCCCGCTGCGTCAGCCGGGGCATGGCCGACGGCTCCATCCGCCCGCTCCCGGTGGAGGACACGGCACTCATCATTTATGGGAACATCATCGGCAGCGTCCGCACCAGTCTCCTGACAGCCTACCGCAGCGAGGATCTGTTCGGCGAGACCATCCGACACGTGGAACGCAGCCTGAAAACAGCGCACGCCGAGGCCGCTGTTACCACAATGCCCGGCACGGCGAGGGACCTGATCGCATCACAACCCGACTCAACCCGTCATTCGTAA
- a CDS encoding phage regulatory CII family protein → MFEKNVTKVVQDCILDSGIQAKVVAEKINKPYSTLMREINPFDASAKLGAETLLEIMKVTRDIRPLQFMATEMGYSLDGMRA, encoded by the coding sequence ATGTTTGAGAAAAACGTGACCAAGGTCGTCCAGGACTGCATTCTTGACAGCGGCATCCAGGCCAAGGTCGTGGCCGAGAAGATCAACAAGCCGTATTCCACCCTCATGCGCGAGATCAATCCCTTTGATGCCAGCGCCAAGCTCGGCGCAGAGACGCTGCTCGAAATCATGAAAGTGACGCGCGACATCCGCCCGCTCCAGTTCATGGCCACCGAGATGGGATACTCTCTGGACGGCATGCGCGCCTGA
- a CDS encoding tetratricopeptide repeat protein: protein MSLLSRFIPASRRGQRNFERGRAAEQRGDINAALACFRQGALDYDTHLDAREKAWRPVHPSHLVRAGICYVRIGRDSDALRVFERALAAKEIPDAFLHAGYAAAKLDDREGAVRFWSGYPAWAGQVVIARTLKLQVAAIAAGADLAAACRAVAHAVRGQDRENAKARPTLRHSRPVPPHRGY, encoded by the coding sequence ATGTCCCTCCTCTCCCGATTCATCCCGGCCTCCCGCAGGGGCCAGCGAAATTTCGAGCGGGGCCGCGCAGCCGAGCAGCGGGGCGACATCAATGCTGCGCTGGCGTGTTTTCGCCAGGGCGCGCTCGACTACGACACCCATCTTGACGCCAGGGAAAAGGCGTGGCGGCCCGTGCATCCGTCCCATCTCGTCCGGGCGGGCATCTGCTATGTCCGCATTGGCCGCGACAGCGACGCCCTGCGCGTGTTTGAGCGCGCCCTGGCCGCCAAGGAAATCCCGGACGCCTTTCTCCACGCCGGATACGCCGCAGCCAAGCTGGACGACAGGGAGGGCGCGGTCAGATTCTGGTCCGGGTACCCGGCCTGGGCCGGACAGGTTGTCATCGCCAGGACGCTCAAACTCCAGGTGGCGGCCATAGCAGCGGGCGCGGACCTTGCCGCGGCCTGCCGGGCCGTGGCCCACGCCGTTCGCGGCCAGGACCGCGAAAATGCCAAGGCCCGGCCAACCCTCCGCCATTCGCGCCCGGTGCCGCCCCACCGGGGGTACTGA
- a CDS encoding methyl-accepting chemotaxis protein: MQVATVTAAIVALCWVFVSQITGYARTEMEDFRQQALAEEKTQLKDFVQMAEGIIQSYHDRSQDVDALMEAKRAELKRVVDTVHGQVQAFHEQNRDILTRRELLDGLAEIVLPARYDGDNYVWVNDLDSVMLVHPSPALMGKDASGLQDNQGAYVIRDMAELARRDGEGMTSYLWPRPGESEAKLKISYVRLVPGTDWVVGTGAWIEDITVEMKAEALAEVAKMRQSDGNYFWITDLNTRMVMHPISPELDGTDVSGTRDAQGKALFVDMTQAARGQGEGFIDYSWAKPGKGEAVPKLSYVQLFKPWGWVVGMGVYLDDIDKAVLARQESLDQTIRSMLLLVLGVSAVLALLGVGAGIAGSRSVTGTIGGEPVDIAGIAARVSGGDLTIASASGGKERGILKSMREMATNLSGVVSEVQAATDNVASGSEELSAASETLSQSTVEQAASIEEVSASLVEIVGSIRKNAENAETTSRIADSTNRDIEAGGEAVRKTVSAMREIADKIVFIEEIARQTNLLALNAAIEAARAGEQGKGFAVVAAEVRKLAERSAGTAQEIRGLSATSVVVAEQTGELFDKLTPEIARTAILIKEVAQVCAEQNHGVSQIERAMQQLDAVIQQNAMASEEMASTSQELAGQACALQDAMRYFRVEEAVAQVAVRRPAQPALPGPVVQ, from the coding sequence ATGCAGGTTGCGACGGTGACTGCGGCCATCGTGGCCCTGTGTTGGGTTTTTGTCAGCCAGATCACTGGATACGCCAGGACCGAAATGGAGGATTTCCGCCAGCAGGCGCTGGCCGAGGAAAAGACCCAGCTCAAGGACTTTGTCCAGATGGCCGAAGGGATCATCCAGAGCTACCATGACCGGTCGCAGGATGTCGACGCCCTGATGGAGGCCAAGCGGGCCGAGCTGAAACGGGTCGTGGACACGGTCCACGGTCAGGTCCAGGCCTTCCACGAGCAGAACCGGGACATCCTGACTCGCCGGGAGCTGCTCGACGGGCTGGCGGAGATCGTGCTTCCTGCCCGGTACGACGGCGATAACTATGTCTGGGTCAACGACCTGGACAGCGTCATGCTTGTCCACCCCTCGCCCGCACTCATGGGCAAGGACGCCAGCGGCCTGCAGGACAACCAGGGCGCCTATGTCATCCGCGACATGGCCGAGCTGGCCCGGCGCGACGGCGAGGGCATGACCTCCTACTTGTGGCCCAGGCCGGGCGAGAGCGAGGCCAAGCTCAAGATTTCCTATGTCAGGCTCGTGCCCGGCACAGACTGGGTGGTGGGCACCGGCGCGTGGATCGAGGACATCACGGTGGAGATGAAGGCCGAGGCCCTGGCCGAGGTCGCCAAGATGCGCCAGAGCGACGGCAACTATTTCTGGATCACGGACCTCAATACCCGGATGGTCATGCACCCGATCAGTCCGGAGCTGGACGGCACGGATGTGTCCGGCACCCGGGACGCGCAGGGCAAGGCGCTGTTCGTGGACATGACCCAGGCGGCCAGGGGCCAGGGCGAGGGCTTCATCGACTATTCCTGGGCCAAGCCCGGCAAGGGGGAGGCCGTGCCCAAGCTCTCCTATGTCCAGCTCTTCAAGCCCTGGGGGTGGGTCGTGGGCATGGGCGTGTATCTCGACGACATCGACAAGGCCGTGCTGGCGCGGCAGGAGTCGCTTGACCAGACCATCCGCTCTATGCTGCTGCTAGTCCTGGGCGTGTCCGCTGTCCTGGCGCTGCTCGGCGTGGGCGCGGGTATCGCGGGCTCACGGTCTGTGACCGGCACCATCGGCGGTGAGCCGGTGGACATCGCGGGCATCGCGGCCCGCGTTTCGGGCGGCGACCTGACCATCGCCTCGGCCAGTGGCGGGAAGGAGCGGGGGATTCTCAAGTCCATGCGGGAGATGGCGACCAACTTGAGCGGCGTGGTCTCCGAGGTGCAGGCAGCCACGGACAACGTGGCGTCGGGCAGCGAGGAGCTTTCAGCCGCGTCCGAGACCCTGTCCCAGTCCACGGTGGAGCAGGCCGCGTCCATCGAGGAGGTCTCGGCCTCGCTGGTCGAGATCGTGGGGTCCATCCGCAAGAACGCCGAGAACGCCGAGACCACCAGCCGGATCGCGGACTCCACCAATCGCGATATCGAGGCGGGCGGCGAGGCTGTGCGCAAGACCGTGTCGGCCATGCGGGAGATCGCGGACAAGATCGTGTTTATCGAGGAGATCGCCCGGCAGACCAACCTGCTCGCCCTCAACGCGGCCATCGAAGCGGCCCGGGCCGGGGAGCAGGGCAAGGGGTTTGCCGTGGTCGCCGCCGAGGTCCGCAAGCTGGCCGAGCGCAGCGCGGGCACTGCCCAGGAGATTCGCGGCCTGTCGGCCACCAGTGTGGTGGTGGCCGAGCAGACCGGCGAACTCTTTGACAAGTTGACCCCGGAGATTGCCAGGACCGCGATCCTGATCAAGGAGGTCGCCCAGGTCTGTGCCGAGCAGAACCACGGCGTGAGCCAGATCGAGCGGGCCATGCAGCAGCTCGATGCTGTCATTCAGCAAAACGCCATGGCGTCAGAAGAGATGGCCTCGACATCCCAGGAGCTGGCGGGGCAGGCTTGCGCTCTGCAGGACGCGATGCGCTATTTCCGCGTCGAGGAGGCCGTGGCCCAGGTCGCGGTGCGGCGTCCTGCGCAGCCAGCCCTGCCTGGGCCGGTGGTGCAGTAA
- a CDS encoding DUF2325 domain-containing protein, which yields MCAALIGGMDRLKREYMTEAEKSGIRLKCYTGKERSISGSLGNVDFVVLFTNKVSHKARKDVMAALRGTNVPVIMRHSCGVSTLREALGEATL from the coding sequence ATGTGCGCGGCATTGATCGGCGGAATGGACAGGCTCAAGCGGGAATACATGACCGAGGCGGAGAAGAGTGGCATCAGGCTCAAGTGCTACACGGGCAAGGAGCGGTCCATCTCGGGCTCGCTCGGAAATGTGGACTTCGTGGTCCTGTTCACCAACAAGGTGTCCCACAAGGCGCGCAAGGACGTGATGGCTGCCCTGCGCGGCACGAACGTGCCCGTGATCATGCGCCACTCCTGCGGCGTCAGCACCCTGCGCGAAGCCCTGGGCGAAGCCACCCTGTAG
- a CDS encoding chemotaxis protein produces MSGQDILLETGTNELEIIEFFVHEKTEQGPRTHYFGVNVAKVLEVVEAPEGLEGSEAATHPSFLGTIPLRDLILPVVDLSVWLNVERAKSVNEPIIVTEFNATITGFLVSGVTQIHRVNWKDVEPPSKYVASMDTNCITGTVQLNDRFVLMLDLERMLADLDGDSQAHSSGPGVYSEERYRALVADDSTSVRELLRRNFTEANFEVTLVGDGAEAWDRLLAIKARVEQEGGSPLDHLDAVVSDIEMPRMDGYTLTRKIKEDPVLKVLPVALFSSLISKGVEHKGHAVKADAQVTKPEFHGLTAKVIDLIRRWKAEAAA; encoded by the coding sequence ATGAGCGGACAGGACATTCTGCTGGAAACAGGTACAAACGAGCTTGAGATAATTGAATTTTTTGTCCACGAGAAGACCGAGCAAGGTCCCAGGACCCATTATTTCGGGGTCAACGTGGCCAAGGTTCTCGAGGTGGTCGAGGCTCCGGAGGGTTTGGAAGGGTCCGAGGCTGCCACGCATCCGAGCTTTCTGGGGACCATTCCCCTGCGCGATCTCATTCTGCCGGTGGTGGATCTGAGCGTCTGGCTCAACGTGGAGCGGGCCAAGAGCGTCAACGAGCCGATCATCGTCACGGAGTTCAACGCCACCATCACAGGGTTTCTCGTCTCCGGCGTGACCCAGATCCACCGGGTCAACTGGAAGGACGTGGAGCCGCCCAGCAAGTACGTGGCCAGCATGGACACCAACTGCATCACCGGCACGGTGCAGCTCAACGACCGTTTCGTGCTCATGCTCGATCTGGAGCGGATGCTGGCCGATCTCGACGGCGACAGCCAAGCCCACTCCTCCGGGCCGGGCGTCTACTCGGAGGAGCGCTACCGCGCCCTGGTGGCCGACGACTCGACCTCGGTGCGCGAACTGCTGCGCAGGAATTTCACGGAGGCGAATTTCGAGGTGACCTTGGTCGGCGACGGGGCCGAGGCGTGGGACCGTCTGCTGGCCATCAAGGCCAGGGTCGAGCAGGAGGGCGGGAGCCCGCTGGATCATCTCGACGCCGTGGTCTCGGATATCGAGATGCCGCGCATGGACGGCTACACCCTGACCCGCAAGATCAAGGAGGACCCTGTCCTCAAGGTGCTGCCGGTAGCCCTGTTCTCGTCGCTCATCTCCAAGGGTGTGGAGCACAAGGGTCATGCGGTCAAGGCCGACGCCCAGGTGACCAAGCCGGAGTTCCATGGTCTGACGGCAAAAGTCATTGATCTGATCCGCCGCTGGAAGGCCGAGGCTGCGGCCTGA
- a CDS encoding N-acetylneuraminate synthase family protein, giving the protein MKQIQSVTLRSGVTIGQGHPCFVVAEIGNNHQGDFLVARQMIDEAAAAGVQGVKFQKRDMEALLTREGRAAPYTGCNSFGPTYGEHRNALELSIEQMGQLKEYSESLGLVFFASAWDEPSLRQVLGLDVELLKICSADLVNVPLVRKYAATGIPIILSTGMSSLEDIDVALAEIRAYHDDVVLLHCNSTYPCPEEKIGLPVMEGLRERYGLPVGYSGHEQGIGPSVAAVALGACVVERHFTLDKTLKGTDHQASLEPEELARMVGMIQEVEKAMRVKGKKVFPEEQAAAKKLRKCIVFSRDLPAGHVLTESDLTTRSPRVGVSPVHWDEVLGATLGRSVKHEEPVQWDTLRLLAEECVGAASS; this is encoded by the coding sequence ATGAAACAGATTCAGTCCGTTACGCTGCGTTCCGGCGTCACCATCGGCCAAGGCCATCCCTGCTTCGTCGTTGCCGAGATCGGCAACAACCACCAGGGCGACTTTCTTGTGGCACGGCAGATGATCGACGAGGCCGCGGCCGCAGGTGTCCAGGGCGTCAAGTTTCAGAAACGCGACATGGAGGCGCTGCTGACCAGAGAGGGTCGCGCCGCCCCCTACACAGGGTGCAACAGCTTTGGCCCCACATATGGGGAGCACCGCAATGCCCTGGAGCTTTCCATCGAGCAGATGGGCCAGCTCAAGGAGTACAGCGAGTCCCTCGGCCTGGTCTTCTTCGCCTCGGCCTGGGACGAGCCCAGCCTGCGGCAGGTGCTCGGCCTTGATGTGGAGCTGCTCAAGATCTGCTCGGCCGATCTGGTCAATGTTCCCCTGGTGCGCAAGTACGCGGCCACGGGCATCCCCATCATCCTGTCCACGGGCATGAGCTCCCTTGAGGACATCGATGTGGCCCTGGCCGAGATCCGCGCCTACCACGACGACGTGGTCCTGCTGCACTGCAACTCCACCTACCCCTGCCCCGAGGAGAAGATCGGCCTGCCGGTCATGGAGGGGTTGCGCGAGCGGTACGGCCTGCCTGTAGGCTACTCCGGCCACGAGCAGGGCATTGGTCCCAGCGTGGCCGCCGTGGCCCTGGGCGCCTGCGTTGTCGAGCGCCATTTCACCCTGGACAAGACTCTCAAGGGCACCGACCATCAGGCCTCCCTGGAGCCCGAAGAGCTGGCCCGGATGGTGGGCATGATCCAGGAAGTGGAAAAGGCCATGCGCGTCAAGGGCAAGAAGGTTTTTCCCGAGGAGCAGGCCGCTGCCAAAAAGCTGCGCAAGTGCATCGTCTTTTCGCGCGATCTGCCTGCCGGGCATGTGCTGACCGAGTCGGACCTGACCACCCGCAGCCCGCGCGTGGGCGTGTCGCCAGTCCATTGGGACGAGGTTCTGGGCGCGACGTTGGGCCGGTCCGTCAAGCACGAGGAGCCGGTGCAGTGGGACACCCTGCGTCTGCTTGCCGAGGAGTGCGTGGGCGCGGCCAGCTCCTAG
- a CDS encoding winged helix-turn-helix transcriptional regulator, protein MGMLITDGFYLKPSKSTRVLAILDALSRDSALSQFELGKQLNLSGAMVNQYLKQLQSGGLVEFLPVNGKSYRYALTDHGKQSRRRMFSDYSSETVRLYTTIKDFVMSKLTGLRDKGKKRLALFGASETCEVVLSALRDSDFQVVVLLDNDSRKQGQIFNGHVVSAPHVLDQVDCDAVVITSFGKQAEIYEQIKPLSEKRGFQIVRF, encoded by the coding sequence ATGGGTATGCTGATCACGGACGGCTTTTACCTCAAGCCCAGCAAGAGCACCCGCGTCCTGGCCATTCTGGACGCCCTGTCCCGTGATTCGGCGCTTTCCCAGTTCGAGCTCGGCAAGCAGCTCAATCTCTCCGGTGCCATGGTCAACCAGTATCTCAAGCAGCTCCAGTCGGGCGGGTTGGTCGAGTTTTTGCCGGTCAACGGCAAGAGCTACCGCTACGCCCTCACGGACCATGGCAAGCAGTCCAGGCGCAGGATGTTCTCCGACTATTCGTCCGAGACCGTGCGCCTGTACACCACCATCAAGGATTTCGTGATGTCGAAGCTGACCGGGCTTCGCGACAAGGGGAAGAAACGGCTCGCGCTCTTTGGCGCGTCCGAGACCTGTGAGGTCGTCCTGTCCGCCCTGCGAGACAGCGATTTTCAGGTGGTTGTGCTTCTTGACAACGATTCCAGAAAACAGGGGCAGATTTTCAACGGGCATGTGGTTTCCGCGCCGCATGTTCTGGATCAGGTCGACTGTGATGCCGTGGTCATCACCTCGTTCGGCAAGCAGGCCGAGATATACGAGCAGATAAAGCCACTCTCCGAAAAGCGCGGATTCCAAATCGTGAGATTTTGA
- a CDS encoding long-chain-fatty-acid--CoA ligase: MEQIDRPWLKSYDAEVSPTLDYEKLPLFKFLDRAAHKWPGRKAIVFKNWSVTYARLKTMTEVFAANLREAGVRKGDRVALMLPNLPQTIIAVWGTLRSGAIAVMTNPLYMETEIIHQFNDADVRTCITLDLLWPKLDKLRPVIPVEKFFVTSIGEGLKFPLNLLYALQTMKNGSAPKVPYDKTRVLPFKTLTKGSKTFTNERVDPDDTALLQYTGGTTGVAKGCVLTHVNIGANIQQCQSMMHTLGQRQETFIGVLPYFHIYGFTTCLAWPTSMGATLTPFPRYVPLDVLKGIQKLKPTVFPGAPSLYVSLLQQKDIAKYDLSSINCCVSGSAPMPVEHMEQFKTRAGTAIAEGYGLTEASPVTHFNPIKGVRKPGSIGLPFPDTDAKIVDMDVGGEALPPGKRGELVIRGPQVMQGYYNRPDATADVLRNGWLYTGDIAYMDEEGYFYIVDRKKDLIISGGYNIYPREIDEVLHTHPKIEEAVSVGIPHDARGEIVKAYVVLREGESLTRNEVMAYCREKLASYKVPRQVEFRASLPKTMVGKVLRRALREEEAARSAARKNRTARTD; encoded by the coding sequence ATGGAGCAGATAGACCGCCCCTGGCTCAAATCCTATGATGCCGAGGTTTCCCCGACCCTGGACTATGAAAAACTCCCTCTGTTCAAATTCCTGGACAGGGCCGCCCACAAGTGGCCGGGACGCAAGGCAATCGTCTTCAAAAACTGGTCAGTGACCTACGCCAGGCTCAAGACCATGACCGAGGTCTTTGCCGCCAACCTGCGCGAGGCCGGGGTGCGCAAGGGCGACCGCGTGGCCCTGATGCTGCCCAACCTGCCCCAGACCATCATCGCCGTGTGGGGCACCCTGCGCAGCGGAGCCATCGCCGTGATGACCAACCCGCTCTACATGGAGACGGAGATCATCCACCAGTTCAACGATGCTGACGTGCGCACCTGCATCACCCTGGACCTGCTCTGGCCCAAGCTCGACAAGCTGCGCCCGGTCATTCCGGTGGAGAAATTCTTCGTCACCTCCATCGGCGAGGGGCTCAAGTTTCCCCTGAATCTGCTCTACGCGCTCCAGACGATGAAAAACGGGTCCGCGCCCAAGGTGCCCTATGACAAGACGCGCGTCCTGCCCTTCAAAACCCTGACCAAGGGGAGCAAGACCTTCACCAACGAGCGCGTGGACCCGGACGACACGGCCCTGCTCCAGTACACCGGCGGCACCACGGGCGTTGCCAAGGGGTGTGTCCTGACCCACGTCAACATCGGGGCCAACATCCAGCAGTGCCAGTCCATGATGCACACATTGGGACAGCGGCAGGAGACCTTCATCGGCGTGCTGCCCTATTTCCATATATACGGCTTCACCACCTGCCTGGCCTGGCCCACCAGCATGGGCGCAACCCTGACGCCCTTCCCGCGCTATGTGCCGCTGGACGTGCTCAAGGGCATTCAAAAGCTCAAGCCCACGGTCTTTCCCGGCGCACCCTCCCTGTATGTCTCGCTGCTCCAGCAAAAGGACATCGCCAAATACGACCTCTCCAGCATCAACTGTTGCGTATCCGGCTCCGCACCCATGCCGGTAGAGCACATGGAGCAGTTCAAGACGCGCGCCGGCACAGCCATCGCCGAGGGATACGGCCTGACCGAGGCCTCGCCCGTGACCCACTTCAACCCCATCAAGGGCGTGCGCAAGCCCGGCTCCATCGGCCTGCCCTTCCCGGACACCGACGCCAAGATCGTGGACATGGACGTGGGCGGCGAGGCGCTGCCGCCAGGCAAACGCGGCGAGCTGGTCATCCGCGGCCCCCAGGTCATGCAGGGGTACTACAACCGCCCCGATGCCACTGCCGACGTGCTCAGAAACGGCTGGCTCTACACCGGCGACATCGCCTACATGGACGAAGAGGGGTATTTCTACATCGTGGACCGCAAGAAAGACCTCATCATCTCCGGCGGATACAACATCTACCCCCGCGAGATCGACGAGGTGCTGCACACCCACCCCAAGATCGAGGAGGCGGTCAGCGTGGGCATCCCCCACGACGCCAGGGGCGAGATCGTCAAGGCCTACGTGGTGCTGCGAGAGGGCGAGAGCCTGACCCGCAACGAGGTCATGGCCTACTGTAGAGAAAAGCTCGCCAGCTACAAGGTTCCGCGTCAGGTGGAGTTTCGCGCCTCGCTGCCCAAGACCATGGTCGGCAAGGTGCTGCGCCGCGCCCTGCGCGAAGAGGAGGCGGCCAGATCCGCAGCCAGAAAAAACAGAACCGCGCGAACCGACTAG
- a CDS encoding ABC transporter substrate-binding protein produces MKGFLKGVGLLSLMLVCSAFLLAGCGEDKAQTIKIGFNLPLTGDIPEVGEGSKNAAEMYLKDINSAGGLEVGGQKYPLEFIYMDNESKAESATNVALKLIDQEKVVAIIGPNSSKQAVPAGGTCNDNRVPMISPWSTNPSTTLDRPWVFRAAFLDPFQGPVVADFAAKKFNAKTAAVLFDVSNDYSKGLAEIFKASWEAKGLGPVVAFESHGTKDQDFSAQLTTIVAANPDFIFVPDNYNQVALIVRQARDLGYKGPFMGSDAWGTPDLVTLCGEQCYGNYFSTHYAAAGAQGATKVFIDRYQEAYGAVPADYAALTWDSIGMMVEAIKNAGKVYSDPVEMRTAIRDGLAAIKSFDGITGSSKFDAQGDPIKCAVVVKISDTGEFVFEESVCP; encoded by the coding sequence ATGAAAGGTTTTCTTAAAGGTGTAGGCTTGCTTAGCCTCATGCTCGTGTGCAGCGCCTTTCTTCTTGCCGGTTGCGGCGAAGACAAGGCTCAGACCATCAAGATCGGTTTCAACCTGCCCCTGACCGGTGACATCCCCGAAGTGGGCGAAGGCTCCAAGAACGCTGCCGAGATGTACCTCAAGGACATCAACAGCGCGGGAGGTCTCGAAGTCGGCGGCCAGAAGTACCCCCTCGAATTCATCTACATGGACAATGAGTCCAAGGCCGAATCCGCCACCAACGTGGCCCTGAAGCTCATCGACCAGGAGAAGGTCGTGGCCATCATCGGCCCCAACTCCTCCAAGCAGGCCGTGCCCGCCGGCGGCACCTGCAACGACAACCGCGTGCCCATGATCTCCCCGTGGTCCACCAACCCGAGCACCACGCTTGACCGCCCCTGGGTCTTCCGCGCCGCGTTCCTCGACCCGTTCCAGGGCCCGGTCGTGGCCGACTTTGCCGCCAAGAAATTCAACGCCAAGACGGCTGCCGTCCTCTTTGACGTGTCCAACGACTACTCCAAGGGTCTGGCCGAAATCTTCAAGGCCTCCTGGGAAGCCAAGGGTTTGGGCCCGGTCGTGGCCTTCGAATCCCACGGCACCAAGGATCAGGACTTTTCCGCCCAGCTGACCACCATCGTGGCCGCCAATCCGGACTTCATCTTTGTCCCTGACAACTACAACCAGGTGGCCCTGATCGTCCGTCAGGCACGCGACCTCGGCTACAAGGGCCCGTTCATGGGTTCCGACGCCTGGGGCACCCCGGACCTGGTCACGCTGTGCGGCGAGCAGTGCTACGGCAACTACTTCTCCACCCACTACGCCGCTGCCGGCGCGCAGGGCGCCACCAAGGTCTTCATCGACCGCTACCAGGAAGCCTACGGCGCGGTCCCGGCAGACTATGCGGCCCTGACCTGGGACTCCATCGGCATGATGGTCGAGGCCATCAAGAACGCGGGCAAGGTTTACTCCGACCCGGTCGAGATGCGCACCGCCATCCGCGACGGGCTGGCCGCCATCAAGTCCTTTGACGGCATCACCGGCTCCTCCAAGTTTGACGCTCAGGGCGATCCCATCAAGTGCGCCGTGGTCGTCAAGATCAGCGACACTGGCGAGTTCGTCTTCGAAGAGTCGGTCTGCCCGTAG